The proteins below come from a single Papaver somniferum cultivar HN1 chromosome 11, ASM357369v1, whole genome shotgun sequence genomic window:
- the LOC113324138 gene encoding calsequestrin-1-like has product MKRKSQDDEMEDRRRRKDRIRCRIQAAEERRRFVDGVPSDSDANASEEETVWVVRNYEIKSDRRTRELQNIAKQVEAELEVEYKVEDDSDSDDPNIHPDFINGRDSDSDEELEEDSAKDGDDESDNFDKSDDSDESDN; this is encoded by the coding sequence ATGAAGAGAAAGTCccaggatgatgagatggaggatCGTCGACGTAGAAAGGATCGAATCCGGTGCAGGATACAGGCGGCTGAAGAGAGGCGTCGATTTGTTGATGGTGTACCCTCCGACTCTGACGCTAATGCTTCTGAAGAGGAAACTGTGTGGGTGGTACGGAATTACGAGATTAAGTCAGACCGGCGTACCAGAGAACTTCAAAATATTGCGAAGCAGGTTGAAGCTGAACTCGAAGTTGAGTACAAAGTAGAGGATGACTCGGACTCAGATGATCCTAATATCCACCCAGACTTCATCAATGGCCGTGatagtgattctgatgaagaactcgAAGAGGATTCTGCAAAGGAcggtgatgatgaatctgataattTTGACAAGTCTGATGACTCTGACGAATCTGATAATTAA